The Oceanibaculum nanhaiense genome includes a region encoding these proteins:
- a CDS encoding type VI secretion system protein: MAAQFLAYLKDVPGWAWGVLGLLLVLLAGGALWWWLTHRKQPDSATTTTDMALAALKQAVPQAAARAALPWVARIGPDLPGLAGIPGMAPDFVEPAAVPKDGAMRWWGVPGGVIIDLPWTAEPFDAALKALVAARPDRPLDAVLLTLPAAALDADPTLATTLRARLMDACRESGMRLPIYLLLDGAEGLAGFPEVALALPEVRRADMLGWSVPVGIAAPYDPAWPGTALRETAIALGDTVAALFGADDALPDPEAAYRLPERISALAGPASALAGTIFTPGVQPAPYGLRGLYLAGTVPGTRFFLADLLRRKIFAETGLAVPLSGHAPRQSWQVQALRAATVTVAVVGLAGMIWSAVGLSRAATDMAGIVTQLRDDLTRIDRQSSVGQPPDRDTLAGMVQRLVAALDAAQSDRLRYAFLPVSWFDPLSPALSDAAEQGFGRIVLAAIRAGLEAEALALADPATPLSVPRPAAEAKGFPSLQNYLAVSAYLDEVASFEAQLALYDGLAGPDRAQNLSTLMKELLSVDLDPAIVTSRPPLMAGLAAARQAAGTFPLAPYRPGVRTRLDGLMSAFLQTDYAGNTLQAALAPVAADMAAITGSAQSGKPTALDRLQAGLDAATKLVSSGTVAYLALDPARDADATALTGRMAQSALLGETTATAEQARWVKAATDARAALTALKAPGYPSFVSIGNAVALDPAMDALATALDALYAQPFMAAGQARKLPASLTEGSAAFWDPAPLAEAKTAATSYAGTVKPPAGIAAPLASEVAALMALRASVTIEDRLAGSLAQRAPAGKTLPELQTEASAFSAAAADLEAVLTALTTGRLLPLRLDLGAILRDQADSLLARTDALQAANADYATVDGDAFGWWDGKAALGYRGFGLDSQAVMQALLTRNQEYIGLLSNQLAGPVLDFLGKAGSALPPGDAQALEAKWAGIAAALAAMAAKQPTATMAVLNGFILETMPAITLSTCASAITPAMLAASPADYFDARRLTLMRGISNRCTALAQSDVAGGYDALVTQFRTRVEGKYPFAAADRLQEVTPADLLALLRAYDALPANAAEVLRGQGEADAAAFVSAIGHVRALFPAFDGSAPPSLGLLLTPRSNRDYERGGNQLIDWRIAVGDETLSGVPAAPSPLVWEAGDAVTITLRIAANGPLSPAPAGQQPAASVSGEAVTYSFGGSWAAFRAWQAQRGTAADFPPGSPALETSWRFVIATQNTQGAAGDPVRVYASAVPFAPADKTRAPLALPAFPTSAADLKAGGTQ; encoded by the coding sequence ATGGCGGCGCAATTCCTTGCCTATCTGAAGGATGTGCCCGGCTGGGCCTGGGGCGTGCTGGGACTCCTGCTCGTGCTGCTGGCGGGCGGCGCGCTCTGGTGGTGGCTGACGCACCGCAAGCAGCCGGACAGCGCCACGACGACGACCGATATGGCGCTGGCGGCGCTGAAGCAGGCGGTGCCGCAGGCTGCCGCGCGGGCGGCCCTACCCTGGGTCGCGCGGATCGGCCCTGACCTGCCGGGCCTCGCCGGCATTCCCGGCATGGCGCCCGATTTCGTGGAACCGGCGGCGGTGCCGAAGGACGGCGCGATGCGCTGGTGGGGCGTGCCGGGTGGCGTCATCATCGATTTGCCCTGGACCGCCGAGCCTTTCGACGCGGCGCTGAAAGCCCTTGTCGCGGCACGGCCGGACCGGCCGCTCGACGCGGTGCTGCTGACCTTGCCGGCCGCCGCGCTGGATGCTGATCCCACGCTGGCGACGACGCTGCGCGCACGGCTGATGGACGCCTGCCGGGAATCGGGCATGCGCCTGCCCATCTATCTGCTGCTGGACGGGGCGGAAGGGCTGGCGGGCTTCCCGGAAGTCGCCCTGGCCCTGCCGGAGGTACGCCGCGCGGACATGCTGGGCTGGTCGGTTCCGGTCGGCATCGCGGCGCCCTACGATCCGGCCTGGCCGGGCACCGCGCTGCGGGAGACCGCCATCGCGCTGGGCGATACGGTGGCGGCGCTGTTCGGGGCGGATGATGCCCTGCCGGACCCGGAGGCCGCCTATCGCCTGCCAGAGCGGATAAGCGCGCTCGCCGGTCCCGCCTCGGCGCTGGCCGGGACGATCTTCACACCGGGCGTGCAGCCAGCGCCCTACGGGCTGCGCGGGCTCTACCTCGCCGGAACGGTACCGGGCACGCGTTTCTTCCTGGCCGATCTGCTGCGCCGGAAGATCTTTGCCGAGACCGGCCTGGCTGTTCCTTTATCGGGTCACGCGCCTCGGCAAAGCTGGCAGGTGCAGGCGCTGCGCGCGGCGACCGTCACAGTAGCGGTGGTCGGGCTGGCTGGCATGATCTGGTCGGCGGTCGGCCTCAGCCGTGCCGCCACCGACATGGCGGGCATTGTCACGCAGCTGCGCGATGATCTCACCCGGATTGATCGGCAGTCGTCTGTTGGGCAACCGCCCGACCGCGACACGCTGGCCGGCATGGTGCAGCGGCTGGTAGCGGCGCTGGACGCGGCGCAATCGGACCGGCTGCGCTATGCCTTCCTGCCGGTGTCCTGGTTCGATCCGTTGTCGCCTGCCCTCTCGGACGCGGCGGAGCAGGGCTTCGGGCGGATCGTACTGGCGGCGATCCGCGCCGGGCTGGAGGCGGAGGCGCTGGCGCTGGCCGACCCGGCCACGCCGCTCTCGGTGCCGAGGCCGGCGGCGGAGGCCAAGGGGTTTCCGTCGCTGCAGAACTATCTGGCGGTATCGGCCTATCTCGATGAGGTGGCGTCGTTCGAGGCGCAGCTGGCGCTCTATGACGGGCTTGCCGGGCCGGACCGGGCGCAGAACCTCTCCACCCTGATGAAGGAGTTGCTGTCGGTCGATCTCGATCCCGCCATCGTCACTTCCCGCCCGCCGCTGATGGCGGGGCTGGCGGCGGCGCGGCAGGCGGCGGGGACTTTCCCGCTGGCACCCTATCGGCCGGGCGTGCGGACGCGGCTTGACGGGCTGATGAGCGCGTTCCTGCAAACGGATTATGCCGGCAACACCTTGCAGGCGGCGCTGGCGCCGGTCGCTGCTGACATGGCGGCGATTACCGGATCGGCGCAGAGCGGCAAGCCGACCGCGCTCGACCGGCTGCAAGCGGGGCTGGATGCTGCTACCAAGCTGGTGTCTTCGGGCACGGTTGCCTATCTGGCGCTCGATCCGGCCAGGGACGCGGACGCCACGGCACTGACCGGGCGGATGGCGCAATCGGCGCTGCTGGGCGAGACTACGGCCACAGCGGAACAGGCGCGCTGGGTGAAGGCCGCCACCGACGCGCGCGCCGCACTGACGGCCTTGAAGGCGCCGGGCTACCCATCCTTCGTGAGTATCGGAAATGCTGTCGCGCTCGACCCGGCGATGGATGCGCTGGCGACGGCGCTCGATGCGCTCTACGCCCAGCCCTTCATGGCGGCGGGGCAGGCGCGCAAGCTGCCCGCCAGCCTGACCGAGGGCAGTGCGGCGTTTTGGGATCCGGCCCCGCTGGCCGAGGCGAAGACTGCCGCAACATCCTATGCCGGCACGGTGAAGCCGCCGGCGGGTATCGCCGCGCCGCTGGCGTCGGAGGTGGCGGCGCTGATGGCGCTGCGCGCCTCCGTCACTATCGAGGACCGGCTGGCCGGATCGCTCGCCCAGCGCGCCCCGGCGGGCAAGACACTTCCTGAATTGCAAACGGAAGCGTCGGCCTTCTCCGCCGCCGCCGCCGACCTGGAGGCGGTGCTGACCGCGCTGACAACGGGACGGCTGCTACCGCTGCGGCTCGATCTCGGCGCGATCCTGCGCGATCAGGCGGACTCGCTGCTCGCCCGCACCGACGCGCTGCAAGCGGCGAATGCGGATTACGCCACGGTCGATGGCGACGCGTTTGGCTGGTGGGACGGCAAGGCAGCGCTGGGCTATCGCGGCTTCGGGCTGGACAGTCAGGCGGTCATGCAGGCGCTGCTGACCCGCAATCAGGAGTATATCGGCCTGCTGAGCAACCAGCTGGCCGGACCGGTGCTGGATTTCCTCGGCAAGGCGGGCAGCGCCCTGCCGCCGGGCGACGCGCAGGCGCTGGAGGCGAAATGGGCGGGCATTGCGGCGGCCCTGGCGGCGATGGCCGCGAAGCAGCCGACCGCGACCATGGCGGTACTGAACGGCTTCATTCTGGAGACCATGCCGGCAATCACGCTTTCCACCTGCGCCAGCGCCATCACGCCCGCAATGCTGGCGGCTTCCCCCGCTGATTATTTCGATGCCCGAAGGTTGACGCTGATGCGTGGCATATCGAACCGTTGCACAGCGCTGGCACAGAGCGATGTGGCCGGCGGCTACGACGCGCTGGTGACGCAGTTCCGCACCCGCGTGGAGGGCAAGTATCCCTTCGCGGCGGCGGACCGGCTGCAGGAGGTGACTCCTGCCGACCTGCTGGCGCTGCTGCGCGCCTATGATGCGCTGCCGGCAAACGCGGCGGAGGTGCTGCGCGGGCAGGGCGAGGCGGATGCCGCCGCTTTCGTGAGTGCCATCGGGCATGTGCGGGCGCTGTTCCCTGCCTTTGACGGCAGCGCGCCGCCCAGCCTCGGCCTGCTGCTGACGCCGCGCAGCAACCGCGACTATGAACGCGGCGGCAACCAGCTGATCGACTGGCGCATCGCGGTCGGCGACGAGACGCTGTCCGGCGTGCCTGCGGCACCATCGCCACTGGTGTGGGAGGCGGGGGATGCCGTCACCATCACCCTGCGCATCGCCGCCAACGGGCCGCTGAGCCCTGCCCCGGCCGGGCAGCAGCCGGCGGCCAGCGTCAGCGGTGAGGCCGTGACCTACAGCTTCGGCGGCAGCTGGGCCGCCTTTCGTGCCTGGCAGGCACAGCGCGGCACGGCGGCGGATTTCCCGCCCGGCAGCCCGGCCCTGGAAACCAGCTGGCGCTTCGTGATCGCCACGCAGAATACGCAAGGGGCGGCAGGCGATCCGGTGCGCGTCTATGCCTCCGCCGTGCCCTTCGCGCCGGCAGACAAGACCCGCGCGCCGCTGGCCCTGCCAGCCTTCCCCACCAGCGCGGCCGATCTAAAGGCCGGAGGTACGCAATGA
- the tssA gene encoding type VI secretion system protein TssA, whose product MKQVWSHLPDIDRAALLRPISRKSPCGAAPRETGVSDPIRRLRQQGHDNPEVTDWAGIEEACLAALAGRAKDIEIAAWLTEALLYRRGAAGLAAGLDLIACYAERFWDKVHPLPEDGDFDYRVAPLDWLDRLSVPVRLIPLTAPAEPGVPPYGLHDWEMAGHLAQLARSDPKRHQRERQAGAVAAEDIELSLMLTPDGFLRDQAVLFAAAAARLADLSALLEEKGADGFSGLPALSRTIAACRHFLDSALAARPDAALAPEEEAPAPEGSHLGGHPAAALTLSVPEEGSFVEIRNREEAYRLLALAADYLMRAEPHSPAPYLVRRAIAWGGMSLPQLLTELLDGDTDIARLRRLLGLP is encoded by the coding sequence ATGAAACAGGTCTGGTCGCATCTGCCGGATATCGACCGGGCGGCGCTGCTGCGCCCGATCTCTCGCAAATCACCCTGCGGTGCCGCCCCGCGCGAGACTGGCGTCAGCGACCCGATCCGCCGGCTGCGCCAACAGGGGCACGATAATCCGGAGGTCACCGACTGGGCCGGCATCGAGGAAGCTTGCCTCGCCGCGCTGGCCGGGCGCGCGAAGGATATCGAGATCGCCGCCTGGCTGACCGAAGCGCTGCTCTACCGGCGCGGTGCGGCGGGGCTGGCGGCGGGGCTGGACCTCATCGCCTGCTATGCCGAACGCTTCTGGGACAAGGTGCATCCGCTGCCCGAGGATGGCGACTTCGATTACCGCGTGGCCCCGCTGGACTGGCTCGACCGGCTGTCGGTGCCGGTGCGCCTGATCCCGCTGACCGCGCCCGCCGAGCCGGGCGTGCCGCCCTATGGCCTGCATGACTGGGAGATGGCCGGGCATCTGGCGCAACTCGCGCGCAGCGACCCGAAACGGCACCAGCGCGAACGCCAGGCCGGCGCGGTCGCGGCGGAGGATATCGAACTCAGCCTGATGCTGACACCGGATGGTTTCCTGCGCGATCAGGCGGTTTTGTTCGCCGCCGCCGCGGCGCGGCTGGCCGATCTGTCCGCCCTGCTGGAGGAGAAGGGCGCGGACGGTTTCTCCGGCCTGCCGGCGCTGTCCCGCACCATCGCCGCCTGCCGGCATTTCCTCGACTCCGCGCTGGCCGCCCGGCCGGATGCGGCGTTGGCGCCGGAAGAGGAAGCGCCAGCGCCCGAGGGTTCACACCTAGGGGGGCACCCGGCGGCCGCGCTGACGCTGTCCGTGCCCGAGGAGGGCAGCTTCGTGGAAATCCGCAACCGCGAGGAGGCCTACCGGCTGCTGGCGCTGGCCGCCGACTATCTGATGCGGGCCGAGCCGCACAGCCCCGCCCCCTATCTGGTGCGCCGCGCCATCGCCTGGGGCGGCATGAGCCTGCCGCAGCTGCTCACCGAACTGCTCGACGGCGACACTGACATCGCGCGGCTGCGGCGGTTGCTGGGGTTGCCTTGA
- a CDS encoding VOC family protein: MNRPPIDQQVTFLYSWDLEKSARFYGQTLGLEMVLDQGACRIYRLGPDSFVGICAREVRAKEPNGVVLTIVSPDVDGWYDYLTAKGVIYEAPPRYSEEFKVYSSFLRDPNGYLLEIQEFRSPDWPKPRGR; this comes from the coding sequence ATGAACCGCCCGCCGATCGACCAGCAGGTCACCTTCCTCTACAGCTGGGACCTTGAGAAAAGCGCCCGCTTCTACGGGCAGACGCTGGGGCTGGAGATGGTGCTGGACCAGGGGGCCTGCCGGATCTACCGCCTCGGACCGGACAGTTTCGTCGGTATCTGCGCCCGTGAGGTCCGCGCCAAGGAGCCGAACGGCGTGGTGCTGACCATCGTCTCGCCGGATGTCGATGGCTGGTACGACTACCTGACCGCCAAGGGCGTGATCTACGAGGCACCGCCGCGCTACAGCGAGGAATTCAAGGTCTATTCCTCCTTCCTGCGCGACCCCAACGGCTATCTGCTGGAAATCCAGGAATTCCGCAGCCCCGACTGGCCGAAGCCGCGCGGGCGTTGA